CATCTTTTCTCCTTTAATTTTTTATAGTCTATTTATATAGTGAGGATAAAGTGTGTAAAAAATGCTTTAAACCCCAAATTAAACCTTATTTAAATAAAATACATTTTTAATAATTACTGCAAAAATAAATAGGATAAAAATGGAAGAATTAGACGTTTTAGTATTACTTGATGTAGCAGGGCTAGAAGACAAAGAAAAATTTGAAAAACATGTAAAAAGAGAAGGTTTTTCTCCTGTAGAAGGTGAAAATTTTGTTTATACTGCAAAATCTACAACAACAACATTTTCTACAAAAGCATATATTTTAGAAGTGTTTAAAAAGGGACTTCAAAAAAACAGTTTCACTGATGCAAATTTAATTTTCTTGCTTAATGAAACACCTTACCCAGCATATTATTATGATAAGCAAACAAATGATTTTGAAGAAGCAAAAGAAGAAGAATAGTGAAAAATATATATGAATATTTAAAGAACTTAAAGGATGAAAAAAGATTAAAAGAGTGTCAACTCTTAATCGTAAATGATGATAAACAAGCTCAAGTAGCAAGTGATATTGTCTCTTTTTTAGGATTTAAACCTTTTTGCTTAGCTGATTTTAGAGCAAATTATGGGGATGATTTATTATCTTTTTCTACTGAACTTCAAGATATAACAAAAGTTTTAAACGAATACTACTCATATAAAAAACAAGACAAAATATTAATTGCTCCAATTAGAACAGCTTCATTCCCTTTACCAAAAGATAAGTGCTTTGACTCATTTGAGATAAGTTTTGCAGATACTTTAAACTTAGAAGAGTTAAAAACAAAACTTTATAACTGGGGATACTATTTTGTAGATATTGTAACAAGTGAAGCGGAAGTTTCTATTAGAGGAGATATTTTAGATATTTGTCCTTTAGGAAGTGAAACAGGATATAGAGTATCACTTTTTGATGATGAAGTAGAGAGTATCAGAGAGTTTGATATTGAAGATCAAAAATCATCAAAAGATGAGATTGAAAACTTTAAAATCACTCCTGCTTTTTTAGCCCTTGATGAAAGTTCCCTTGATGAAATAAATGAGCAAATAGAGAGTGTAGAAAGTGATGCATTTATTAAAGATATACACTCTTTAGGTTTTTGGTATTTAGGTGAACTAGGTGAATATTTGCCACAAAAGTTAAACTCTTATGTAACTTTAGAAGCCTTAGATGAGTTAGAAGAGGTTTATGTATTTGAAGATAAAAGAATAAATAAAGACAAATTTTTAACTCTACCTCAAGTATTTAACTCAAAATCCTATCAAGAAATAGCACCAGCAAATATAAAAGAGTTTTTAACTTTCCATGAAGATAAGAAAGTGACTATTATCTCTTCTTCTGAAGCTAAGGTAAAATCTTTTGATTTAGAACTTTCTAATTCTAATATAAATTATGTTTTTGAAAACTATATTATCAATCTTATTGGAAGTGATGAGATAATCATTTCACTTAATAAAGAGATTAAAAAAAGAAGAAAAAAGAAAGTAAAACTTGTACTTGATGAGCTTCAAGTCGGAGATTTTGTAGTACATGAAACCCATGGTATTGGTCAATACAAAGGAATAGACCCAGTTGTAGTTATGGGAGCAAAAAGAGATTTTGTTGTTGTAACTTATGCAGGGGATGACAAGCTTTTAATTCCTGTAGAAAATATTGATTTAATTGATAGATATGTTAGTGACGGAAGCTCTTACGCTGTAGTTGATAAGCTAGGTAAGGGAAGTTTTGCAAAACTAAAAGAGAAAGTAAAAGATAAGCTATTTGCTATTGCAAATGATATTATTAAAATTGCAGCTGCTAGAGAACTAATCAATGGAATAAAAATAAATACTGATAAACAAGTATTAAAAGATTTCCAAAATAGTGCAGGCTTTGAATATACAAAAGATCAAGCAAGAAGTGTAAGAGAAATCTTTGAGGACTTAAGTTCTGGAAGAGTTATGGATAGACTTCTTTCTGGTGATGTTGGTTTTGGTAAAACAGAAGTTGCTATGAATGCAATTTTAGCAACTGTTTTAGATGGTCATCAAGCTATTTTTGTATGTCCAACAACTTTACTTGCAACACAACACTTCCATGGGATGCAAAAAAGATTTGAAGAGTTTGGTATCAGAATGGCTAAACTTGATGGAAAATCAACAGCTAAAGAGAAAAACCAAGTTAAAAAGTCACTTGAAGATGGAAGTTTAGACCTTGTAGTTGGAACTCACTCATTACTTAGTGTAAAAACAAATGACTTAGCCCTTGTTGTTATTGATGAAGAACACAAGTTTGGAGTAAAACAAAAAGAGAAACTAAAAAGTCTAAGAGAAGATGTTCATATTTTCTCTATGAGTGCTACTCCAATTCCTAGAACACTAAATTTAGCCCTTTCTAAACTAAAAGGTATGAGTTCACTTCTTACTCCTCCAAGCGAGAGACTAGGTGTTAGAACTTATGTAAAAGAGTATAGTGATAAGCTTATTAAAGAGATTGTTTTAAGGGAAAAAAGACGTGGAGGACAACTTTTCTATGTTCATAACAACATTGCTTCAATAGAAGCTAAAAAAGCTGATATAGAAGAGATTGTTCCAAATATTAAAATAGAAATAATTCACTCTAAAATTAAACCAAAAGAAGCAGAAGAGATAATCGAGAAGTTTGATAATAAAGAGTTTGATATCTTACTTGCTACTTCAATTGTAGAATCAGGACTTCACTTACCAAACGCAAACTCAATTATCATTGATGGGGCAGATAGATTTGGTATTGCTGATTTACACCAACTAAGAGGAAGAGTTGGAAGAAGTGATAAAGAAGGATTCTGTTACTACGTTGTTGAAGATAAAAAACAAATCACTAATGATGCTATTAAAAGATTAGTAGCCCTAGAATCAAACTCTTATTTAGGTTCAGGAACTGCTTTAGCTCATCAAGATTTAGAAATCAGAGGTGGTGGAAATATCATTGGTGAAGCACAAAGTGGTCATATCAAACAAATTGGTTATGGACTATATTTAAAGATGTTAGAAGATGCACTTGCAAGTTTAAGTGGAGATACAAAAGAGGAAGCTAAAACTGTTGATATTAAATTAGCTATTTCTGCATTTATCTCAAGTGATTATATAGTTGAAGATAGAGTAAGACTTGAACTATATAGAAGACTTTCTAAATGTCACAGTAAACAAGAAGTTTATGAAATAGAAGAAGAGATGGAAGATAGATTTGGTAAGCCAGATATTCCAACAAAACAGTTCTTAGAGTTAATCATTATAAAAATACTTGCATTAGGTCAAGGAATTAAAACTATCTCGTCTTATGAGATGAATATAACATTTACAAAATTAGATGATACAAAAGAAACAATAAAGAGTTCAAGCAAAGATGATGACGATATCATCGATGCTACACTAAAGTTTTTAAATAAGAAAAAGTAAGGGAAACCTTACTTTTTTCTATTTGGAAGATAGCTAAACAGCATAAAAATCACAAACACCATTACAAATACAATTGCAATAGAGTTGAAACTTAACTCAACTTCTGGACCCGCACCTCTTTGGTAGTTTTTAGGCATAAATAAAAACATTGTAGAAAGTAACATGAATGAAGAAGTTACGATAGCAATTAAGTGTGCAAAAATCATATGAAAACGTTGTTTATAGAAATCCTTGATTATTTTCCAAGTTATAAACGAAGCTGTAAATACAATGATTAGTACAATGATCTTATCATAGTTTGGTTCCATAAAAGTCCTTAAAATAATTTATGGAATATTGTATGTATATATTACTTAAACCCTTATGATATAACTATTTTATTTCTCCCAGTTTTCTTAGCTGTGTATAGATTTATATCAGCTCTTTTGATTGTATCTTTTATATTTTCATCTTTTTTATAGATTGTTGCTCCAAAACTACAAGTTAAGTTTCCAATTATCTCAAACTCATGTTTTATAACTACACTTTTAATGTGCTCTA
The Arcobacter sp. F155 genome window above contains:
- the mfd gene encoding transcription-repair coupling factor encodes the protein MKNIYEYLKNLKDEKRLKECQLLIVNDDKQAQVASDIVSFLGFKPFCLADFRANYGDDLLSFSTELQDITKVLNEYYSYKKQDKILIAPIRTASFPLPKDKCFDSFEISFADTLNLEELKTKLYNWGYYFVDIVTSEAEVSIRGDILDICPLGSETGYRVSLFDDEVESIREFDIEDQKSSKDEIENFKITPAFLALDESSLDEINEQIESVESDAFIKDIHSLGFWYLGELGEYLPQKLNSYVTLEALDELEEVYVFEDKRINKDKFLTLPQVFNSKSYQEIAPANIKEFLTFHEDKKVTIISSSEAKVKSFDLELSNSNINYVFENYIINLIGSDEIIISLNKEIKKRRKKKVKLVLDELQVGDFVVHETHGIGQYKGIDPVVVMGAKRDFVVVTYAGDDKLLIPVENIDLIDRYVSDGSSYAVVDKLGKGSFAKLKEKVKDKLFAIANDIIKIAAARELINGIKINTDKQVLKDFQNSAGFEYTKDQARSVREIFEDLSSGRVMDRLLSGDVGFGKTEVAMNAILATVLDGHQAIFVCPTTLLATQHFHGMQKRFEEFGIRMAKLDGKSTAKEKNQVKKSLEDGSLDLVVGTHSLLSVKTNDLALVVIDEEHKFGVKQKEKLKSLREDVHIFSMSATPIPRTLNLALSKLKGMSSLLTPPSERLGVRTYVKEYSDKLIKEIVLREKRRGGQLFYVHNNIASIEAKKADIEEIVPNIKIEIIHSKIKPKEAEEIIEKFDNKEFDILLATSIVESGLHLPNANSIIIDGADRFGIADLHQLRGRVGRSDKEGFCYYVVEDKKQITNDAIKRLVALESNSYLGSGTALAHQDLEIRGGGNIIGEAQSGHIKQIGYGLYLKMLEDALASLSGDTKEEAKTVDIKLAISAFISSDYIVEDRVRLELYRRLSKCHSKQEVYEIEEEMEDRFGKPDIPTKQFLELIIIKILALGQGIKTISSYEMNITFTKLDDTKETIKSSSKDDDDIIDATLKFLNKKK